A section of the bacterium genome encodes:
- a CDS encoding glycosyltransferase family 2 protein, with the protein MLAILGKTYSTQNPFKELFTKNPIQLLSFTNAYKNENTCIEFHSNGSLYNLKTNHTSSHLETVSVILPVYNAEKTIAQAIASIQTQNHKNIEVIVVDDCSTDNTKSIVQNISETDSRIHYYRLEQNRGSYYCRNYGITQSTGQYITFHDSDDISRPDRIATSLDAIKSNMDIDAVFSDYIRFNNQGEIEATWLGSPYRKGLITFFINATVLKDRLGYFDLVRSCADSEFFERAQCIGLCIKKIDEVLYYARSASDSLSKKGIFKNTNLKGSYTRNTLRECYYISYKTYHRFSEKNLYLEAFPKKRAFDAPKELL; encoded by the coding sequence ATGCTCGCCATATTAGGCAAAACTTATTCTACTCAAAATCCATTTAAAGAGTTGTTCACCAAAAACCCTATTCAATTGCTTTCATTTACCAATGCATATAAAAATGAAAACACATGCATCGAGTTCCATTCCAATGGTTCACTTTATAATTTAAAAACTAATCATACCAGCTCACACTTGGAAACCGTGTCTGTTATTCTACCCGTATACAATGCAGAAAAAACAATTGCCCAGGCCATTGCCTCAATTCAAACACAGAACCATAAAAATATTGAAGTCATTGTTGTTGATGATTGCTCAACAGATAATACGAAATCCATTGTTCAAAACATATCAGAAACAGACAGTAGGATACATTATTATAGACTTGAACAAAATCGTGGAAGCTATTACTGCAGAAATTACGGGATAACCCAGAGTACAGGACAGTACATCACATTCCATGATTCGGACGATATATCAAGACCCGATCGAATTGCAACATCCTTAGATGCAATAAAGAGCAATATGGATATTGATGCTGTTTTTTCTGACTATATCAGGTTTAATAACCAAGGAGAAATTGAAGCTACATGGCTAGGAAGCCCTTATCGTAAAGGCTTGATCACATTTTTTATAAATGCAACTGTATTAAAAGATCGTTTAGGATATTTTGACTTGGTTCGATCTTGCGCGGACAGCGAGTTTTTTGAAAGAGCTCAATGCATAGGGCTTTGTATAAAAAAGATTGATGAAGTTTTATACTATGCCCGTTCTGCCTCTGACTCATTAAGTAAAAAAGGAATATTCAAGAACACCAACTTAAAAGGAAGCTACACAAGAAACACTTTAAGAGAGTGTTATTACATTAGCTATAAAACATATCATAGATTTTCAGAAAAAAACTTATACCTTGAGGCCTTTCCTAAAAAAAGAGCCTTTGATGCTCCTAAAGAACTTCTCTAA
- a CDS encoding ABC transporter ATP-binding protein, protein MQKLPSNKKTTTPAVTFDHVGVFYKKHRKNFIKNIFNSPKGHWAIKDVSFEINKGDVLGIVGNNGAGKSTTLLLIGDVISSDKGTVNTYNNKAMLLTINTGIMKNLSGRKNIMLLGLALGIERKKIIASMDKIIEFSELENFIDDPVETYSSGMQSRLGFSTALMLTPDILLVDEVLGVGDRDFKKKSTAALKEKIQHTDSTAIITSHNRDTILNLCNKVLWIEKGVSKAFGDPKDVIEQYEQSS, encoded by the coding sequence ATGCAAAAATTGCCCTCTAATAAAAAAACAACGACTCCAGCAGTGACTTTTGACCATGTTGGTGTTTTTTATAAAAAACATCGCAAAAACTTTATAAAAAATATTTTTAATAGTCCTAAAGGTCACTGGGCTATTAAAGATGTAAGCTTTGAAATTAACAAAGGTGATGTTCTTGGCATTGTTGGCAACAATGGTGCAGGCAAAAGCACAACACTGCTTCTTATTGGAGACGTTATTTCATCGGATAAAGGAACAGTTAATACTTATAATAATAAAGCAATGCTTTTAACCATTAATACAGGGATCATGAAAAACCTAAGTGGCAGAAAAAACATTATGCTTTTAGGTTTAGCTCTTGGAATAGAACGAAAGAAAATCATTGCTTCGATGGATAAAATCATAGAATTTTCCGAACTAGAAAACTTTATTGATGATCCAGTTGAAACCTACTCATCAGGAATGCAATCAAGGTTGGGTTTTTCAACAGCTCTCATGCTTACACCTGATATTCTACTTGTTGATGAAGTTTTGGGTGTAGGTGACCGTGACTTTAAGAAAAAATCAACTGCTGCTTTAAAAGAAAAAATTCAACACACAGACTCAACAGCTATCATCACATCTCATAACCGTGATACAATTTTAAATTTATGCAACAAAGTTTTATGGATTGAAAAAGGCGTCAGTAAGGCTTTTGGCGACCCTAAAGACGTTATTGAACAGTATGAACAATCCAGCTAA